A DNA window from Parabacteroides johnsonii DSM 18315 contains the following coding sequences:
- a CDS encoding ATP-binding protein, translating to MTNTLHIKNELEQLTRLYAFLDQQAGAYELEELQSMQIKLALEEAVTNVILYAYPDKKDQDIRIDMSYEHKRLTIVITDTGIGFNPLERQEPDLTLSLEERPIGGLGIYLVKQLMTEVSYSRSAGKNILTMTKDIH from the coding sequence ATGACAAATACGCTACATATAAAGAACGAGCTGGAACAGCTAACCCGTCTATACGCGTTTCTGGACCAGCAAGCCGGCGCTTACGAACTGGAAGAGCTACAGTCGATGCAAATCAAACTGGCACTCGAAGAAGCCGTGACCAACGTCATCCTGTATGCCTATCCCGACAAGAAAGACCAGGACATCCGTATCGACATGAGCTACGAGCACAAACGACTGACAATCGTCATAACCGATACCGGCATCGGTTTCAACCCTCTCGAAAGACAGGAGCCGGATCTTACTCTCTCGCTGGAAGAGCGCCCGATAGGCGGCCTCGGAATTTATCTGGTCAAGCAACTGATGACGGAAGTCAGCTATAGTCGTTCAGCCGGGAAAAATATACTCACAATGACAAAAGACATTCATTGA
- a CDS encoding Gfo/Idh/MocA family protein yields MTTRRDFIRQATLLGAGLSMSPFFINATPGSVGANDKIRVGLIGCKGMGFSDLQAFLRNPEVECIALCDIDDEVLNSRAAETQKITGKKVKNLYKDWRKLIDNKDIDVVIVGTPDHWHCLQMVAACQAGKDVYCEKPLGNSIEECNIMVRAAEKYNRVVQVGQWQRSDPHWQDAMAFVHSGQLGKIRTVRVFSYQGWCPSIPVKPDEPVPAGVDYDMWLGPAPKRPFNRNRFHFTFRWFWDYAGGLMTDWGVHLLDYALYGMNVTAPNSIMASGGKFGYPDDACETPDLLQTIYTFDDFTVMWDHAIGIDDGAYGRNHGLGFVGENGTLVVDRGGWEVIPEKVSGKARMEAVPLKKAYGEGGLNLHVKNHLECIKSRNRNCNASIEIGAHIAKFSQLGNIAYRTGKKLTWDGKSFHDAEADKYLCKEYRAPWELPKI; encoded by the coding sequence ATGACAACACGCAGAGATTTTATCCGGCAAGCGACTTTATTAGGAGCCGGACTTTCCATGAGTCCATTTTTTATCAACGCTACCCCGGGAAGTGTAGGGGCAAATGACAAAATACGTGTCGGACTGATTGGCTGTAAAGGGATGGGGTTTTCAGACCTGCAAGCATTCCTCCGGAATCCGGAAGTCGAGTGTATCGCATTATGCGACATCGACGACGAAGTTCTCAACAGTCGCGCGGCCGAAACTCAAAAAATCACAGGCAAGAAAGTTAAAAACCTTTATAAAGACTGGCGGAAACTGATCGACAACAAAGATATCGACGTTGTCATCGTCGGTACGCCCGACCATTGGCACTGCTTGCAAATGGTAGCTGCCTGCCAGGCCGGTAAGGATGTTTATTGCGAAAAGCCGTTAGGCAATAGCATTGAGGAATGTAATATTATGGTCCGCGCCGCCGAGAAATACAATCGGGTAGTACAGGTAGGACAATGGCAACGCAGTGATCCGCACTGGCAGGATGCCATGGCATTCGTACACAGCGGGCAATTAGGCAAAATACGTACTGTCCGTGTCTTTTCATACCAAGGCTGGTGCCCTTCCATCCCGGTCAAGCCGGACGAACCCGTTCCTGCGGGAGTAGACTATGACATGTGGCTGGGCCCTGCTCCTAAACGTCCGTTCAATCGTAACCGTTTCCATTTCACCTTCCGCTGGTTCTGGGATTATGCCGGCGGGCTGATGACGGATTGGGGTGTCCATCTGCTCGACTATGCACTATATGGAATGAACGTTACGGCCCCCAACTCCATCATGGCTTCGGGTGGAAAATTCGGATATCCGGATGATGCCTGCGAAACTCCAGACCTGTTACAGACAATTTATACGTTCGATGACTTCACCGTTATGTGGGATCATGCAATCGGTATTGACGATGGGGCTTACGGGCGCAATCACGGTTTGGGATTTGTCGGAGAAAACGGAACACTGGTTGTCGATCGCGGCGGCTGGGAAGTAATCCCCGAAAAGGTAAGCGGAAAAGCCCGCATGGAGGCAGTTCCTTTGAAAAAAGCATATGGTGAAGGCGGTTTGAACTTGCATGTCAAGAACCATCTGGAATGTATCAAGTCACGCAACCGTAATTGTAATGCCAGCATCGAGATCGGCGCCCATATCGCCAAATTCTCCCAATTAGGCAACATTGCCTATCGAACCGGCAAGAAACTGACTTGGGATGGAAAGAGTTTCCATGACGCAGAAGCAGATAAATACTTATGCAAAGAATACAGAGCCCCCTGGGAATTACCGAAGATTTAA
- a CDS encoding STAS domain-containing protein — protein sequence MKITIENGKETVINLSGQLDTLTSIDLEKEITPILQGEAQTVVLNGAELTYISSAGLRLLLTLQKGMKSKGGSFRLKNIQNEIMEILNITGFSHILTIE from the coding sequence ATGAAGATAACAATAGAAAATGGGAAAGAAACAGTCATCAATCTTTCCGGACAATTGGATACGTTAACCTCCATCGATCTTGAAAAAGAGATCACTCCCATCCTTCAGGGGGAAGCGCAAACGGTAGTGCTCAACGGTGCGGAACTGACCTACATCAGCAGTGCCGGACTCCGACTGCTCCTTACGCTGCAAAAAGGGATGAAGAGCAAAGGAGGCTCTTTCCGGCTGAAAAATATTCAGAATGAGATTATGGAAATCCTGAACATCACCGGATTCTCCCACATCCTCACGATCGAATAA